A region of Emcibacter nanhaiensis DNA encodes the following proteins:
- a CDS encoding NAD(P)/FAD-dependent oxidoreductase — protein MTNSATEGSASGRPAFPHRSFWSDDYGTYSPGAPLSQSLTVDVAIIGAGFTGLSAAINLKELDASTSVVVLEQEAIGFGASGRNSGWVWPNLTTYRDIYAKQGLDVLRETYQYAQQAYGYVRDLTNSHSLDSEYRETGLLRPAVTGEYEPDMYEYMEFCEKLGRSQKVTELSENAVQKVVRSPLFSKGLWDEELALIHPVRHARSLADLARRLGSAVYEQSPVIDIREEENAVYLSTPSGSVKADRLIVATNGYTHLLPGVPGKALKCSQRPVIAYNTISRPLTNDEWDSVGWTKRNAVYSFGPASHFGNPTSDGRIHWCSDRFLGIPDGDDISREYHPNYNPTLKKQTPHFFPGLKDLTLTHHWGGPASVTYDHIFHLGALGNSKRIFTSVGCNGNGVSLTHLNGKILAELVAGRKSGLCDLWFVNHKVKTFPPTMITVPAMKFIIGRELKTARKRAVKAGLGFLTEEISGGEGA, from the coding sequence TTGACTAATTCTGCGACAGAAGGCTCGGCTTCAGGTCGTCCTGCCTTTCCCCACCGCTCCTTTTGGAGCGACGACTATGGAACCTATTCGCCCGGCGCTCCCCTGAGCCAGTCGCTAACGGTGGATGTAGCCATTATTGGTGCCGGCTTCACAGGACTGAGTGCCGCCATAAATCTCAAGGAGCTGGATGCCTCTACTTCTGTGGTTGTACTGGAACAGGAAGCGATTGGATTCGGTGCCAGCGGACGTAACTCAGGTTGGGTTTGGCCTAACCTAACCACATATAGAGACATCTATGCCAAGCAAGGATTGGATGTGCTGCGTGAAACCTATCAATATGCCCAGCAGGCGTATGGTTACGTGCGGGATTTGACCAATAGTCATTCGCTTGATTCAGAATACCGGGAAACGGGACTTTTACGTCCTGCCGTGACCGGCGAATATGAACCGGATATGTATGAGTATATGGAGTTCTGCGAAAAACTGGGGCGTTCCCAGAAAGTCACAGAACTGTCGGAAAATGCGGTGCAGAAAGTCGTGCGCTCGCCTTTGTTTTCCAAGGGGCTGTGGGATGAAGAATTGGCCCTGATCCATCCGGTCAGGCACGCGCGTTCACTGGCGGACTTGGCACGCAGGCTAGGATCTGCAGTCTATGAGCAGTCGCCAGTGATAGATATTCGAGAAGAAGAAAATGCTGTCTATCTGTCAACACCGTCGGGATCAGTGAAGGCGGATCGACTAATTGTTGCCACGAATGGCTATACGCACCTCTTGCCGGGGGTGCCAGGCAAGGCGTTGAAATGTAGCCAGCGTCCGGTCATCGCCTACAATACTATTTCCCGTCCGTTGACGAACGACGAATGGGATAGTGTCGGCTGGACAAAGAGGAATGCCGTGTACTCCTTTGGGCCTGCATCGCACTTTGGCAACCCGACGTCAGACGGTCGCATCCACTGGTGCAGTGACCGCTTTCTCGGAATACCGGATGGTGATGACATTAGCCGGGAGTACCACCCTAACTACAATCCGACGCTAAAAAAGCAGACGCCCCATTTCTTCCCTGGACTAAAGGACCTTACGCTAACCCACCATTGGGGCGGTCCGGCATCTGTGACCTACGACCATATTTTCCATCTTGGAGCGCTTGGAAACAGCAAACGGATTTTCACGTCTGTCGGCTGTAATGGTAATGGAGTGTCGCTAACCCATCTGAACGGCAAGATCCTCGCCGAACTGGTAGCGGGTAGAAAGTCAGGTCTCTGCGATCTATGGTTTGTTAACCACAAAGTAAAGACCTTTCCGCCGACAATGATTACCGTACCAGCCATGAAATTCATTATCGGCCGCGAGTTAAAGACGGCCAGGAAACGCGCAGTAAAGGCCGGGCTTGGCTTCCTGACCGAAGAGATTAGCGGAGGAGAGGGCGCATGA